Proteins encoded together in one Otariodibacter oris window:
- a CDS encoding bifunctional 3,4-dihydroxy-2-butanone-4-phosphate synthase/GTP cyclohydrolase II produces MFQFSTVEEALKAIAEGKIILVSDDEDRENEGDFICAAEFATPENINFMATYGKGLICIPISQDLADKLELHPMVSKNTDNHETAFTVAIDHIDTGTGISAFERSHTALKMVDDNAKPSDFRRPGHMFPLVAKDGGVLVRNGHTEATVDLARLAGLKPAGLCCEIMAEDGTMMTMPKLQEFAMKHNMPFITIAQLQEYRRKYDSLVKPVSVVRMPTKYGEFMAHSFVEVISGKEHVALVKGDIGDGENVLARIHSECLTGDAFGSQRCDCGQQFAAAMTQIEQEGRGMVLYLRQEGRGIGLINKLRAYELQDKGLDTVEANVALGFKEDEREYYIGAQMFQTLGVKSIRLLTNNPAKIDSLKQQGMNIVAREPIIVEPNKNDINYLKVKQIKMGHMLNL; encoded by the coding sequence ATGTTTCAATTTTCAACAGTAGAAGAAGCGTTAAAAGCGATTGCAGAAGGCAAAATTATTTTAGTGTCTGATGATGAAGATCGTGAGAATGAAGGTGATTTTATTTGTGCAGCGGAATTTGCTACACCAGAAAATATTAACTTTATGGCAACTTATGGGAAAGGCTTAATTTGTATTCCAATTTCACAGGATTTGGCGGATAAATTAGAACTTCATCCCATGGTATCAAAAAATACAGATAATCACGAAACAGCATTCACTGTTGCGATTGATCACATTGATACAGGAACAGGTATTTCTGCATTTGAGCGTTCACATACTGCATTAAAGATGGTTGATGACAATGCAAAGCCGAGCGATTTTCGTCGCCCTGGACATATGTTCCCACTTGTGGCAAAAGACGGTGGCGTATTGGTGCGTAATGGACATACGGAAGCAACCGTCGATTTAGCTCGTTTAGCGGGTTTAAAACCAGCAGGCCTATGCTGTGAAATTATGGCTGAGGACGGCACGATGATGACTATGCCGAAATTACAAGAGTTTGCAATGAAGCATAATATGCCTTTTATCACCATTGCACAGTTACAAGAATATCGTCGTAAGTACGATAGCTTAGTGAAACCAGTGTCAGTGGTAAGAATGCCAACGAAATATGGCGAATTTATGGCACATAGTTTCGTTGAAGTGATTTCGGGTAAAGAACACGTTGCATTAGTTAAAGGCGATATTGGTGATGGCGAAAACGTGTTAGCTCGTATCCATTCTGAATGTTTAACGGGCGACGCTTTCGGTTCACAACGTTGTGACTGTGGCCAACAATTTGCGGCAGCAATGACACAAATTGAACAAGAAGGCAGAGGAATGGTGCTTTACTTACGTCAAGAAGGTCGTGGCATTGGATTAATTAATAAGTTACGTGCTTATGAATTACAAGATAAAGGCTTAGATACTGTGGAAGCCAATGTCGCTTTAGGTTTTAAAGAAGACGAAAGAGAATATTACATTGGGGCACAGATGTTCCAAACACTCGGGGTAAAATCCATTCGCTTACTCACAAATAACCCAGCAAAAATCGATAGCTTAAAACAACAAGGGATGAATATCGTCGCTCGTGAGCCTATTATTGTCGAGCCGAATAAAAACGACATTAATTATTTGAAAGTAAAACAGATCAAAATGGGGCATATGCTTAACCTGTAG
- the ribE gene encoding 6,7-dimethyl-8-ribityllumazine synthase, which produces MAKISGNLVATGLKFGIVTARFNDFINDKLLSGAIDALVRHGASEDDIDTAWVPGAFEIPLVAKKMAESKKYDAVICLGTVIRGSTTHYDYVCNEAAKGIGAVSLQTGVPVMFGVLTTESIEQAIERAGTKAGNKGAECALGAIEMVNVLKAL; this is translated from the coding sequence ATGGCAAAAATCTCAGGTAACTTAGTCGCAACAGGATTAAAATTTGGTATCGTTACAGCACGTTTTAACGATTTTATTAACGATAAATTATTAAGTGGTGCAATTGATGCATTAGTGCGTCACGGTGCATCAGAAGATGATATTGATACAGCTTGGGTTCCTGGTGCATTTGAGATTCCTCTTGTGGCTAAGAAAATGGCTGAAAGCAAAAAATATGATGCGGTGATTTGTTTAGGTACAGTGATTCGAGGCTCAACAACGCATTATGATTATGTATGTAACGAAGCTGCAAAAGGTATTGGGGCAGTTTCTCTCCAAACGGGTGTTCCAGTAATGTTTGGTGTATTAACAACCGAAAGTATTGAGCAAGCGATTGAACGTGCTGGCACAAAAGCAGGTAATAAAGGTGCGGAATGTGCGTTAGGTGCAATTGAAATGGTTAATGTATTGAAAGCACTTTAA
- the lrp gene encoding leucine-responsive transcriptional regulator Lrp, with amino-acid sequence MEHKKLSKALDAIDFKILNELQRNGKISNIELSKRVGLSPTPCLERVKRLEKQNVIMGYRALLNPELLSAPLLVIVEITLVRGKPDVFEKFNEAVQQLDEIQECHLVSGDFDYLLKTRVADMAAYRQLLGTTLLRLPGVNDTRTYVVMEEVKQTNYLQLK; translated from the coding sequence ATGGAACATAAAAAACTATCTAAAGCACTTGATGCTATTGATTTTAAAATTCTTAATGAGTTACAGCGAAATGGAAAGATTTCTAATATTGAATTATCAAAACGAGTGGGGTTATCACCGACTCCGTGTTTAGAACGTGTTAAACGTTTAGAAAAACAAAATGTAATAATGGGATATAGAGCATTACTCAATCCTGAATTGTTATCTGCACCTTTATTAGTGATTGTTGAAATTACCCTTGTTAGAGGTAAACCTGATGTCTTTGAAAAATTTAATGAGGCTGTTCAGCAATTAGATGAAATTCAAGAGTGTCATTTAGTATCAGGTGATTTTGATTATCTGTTAAAAACACGAGTAGCAGATATGGCTGCTTATCGTCAATTACTTGGTACAACGCTATTGCGTTTACCTGGTGTAAATGACACAAGGACTTATGTTGTAATGGAAGAAGTTAAACAGACTAACTATTTGCAGTTAAAATAA